From Deinococcus wulumuqiensis R12, one genomic window encodes:
- a CDS encoding catalase: MAPKRTLSTPLSLDDAQKQVDNLSKAQDLSANTTESGAMLTDNMGHPVSDDQNSLRAGERGPTLMEDFLFREKISHFDHERIPERVVHARGAGAHGYFQLDKSLEQYTHAKVLTEVGVKTPVFVRFSTVGGSRGSMDTPRDVRGFAVKMYTKEGNWDLVGNNMPVFFIQDAIKFPDLVHAVKPEPDREIPQASSAHDTFYDFIAETPESIHMILWLNSDRAIPRAYANMEGFGVHTFRLINAQGKATLVKFHWKPVLGVKSLVWDEAQKIGGKDPDHNRRQMYDTIDAGGTLEWHLGVQLFTEEEAMKWDFDVLDATKIVPEDLVPVQLVGKLVLDRNPDNFFAEVEQVAFMTQNIVPGIDFTNDPLLQGRNFSYLDTQLTRLGGPNWQELPINRPINRVSNNQRDGFMRHTINKGRVAYFPNKLAGNKPAHVGAAGFVTYPAKVEGSKLRVRAESFGDHYGQARLFWNSMTPVEKEHITKSLRFELSKCETRDVRVRMLGHLQKVNEVLAAQVAKGLGEKLPGQGDAKPGGQQDSASETALLAAATSPTSASGGLQKAKGLSQEEGQPESAKDRKVAVLVADGVDAAGVKALTDALKKGGAKAEIVAPHLGEIAPGVVATATLSNTDPVVYDGVVVAGGAAAVRELAQHPESFNFVVESYRHAKPIGSLAEGAEIVTGSGVGGVLRRVAADPNAKDAATAPVQTLSEVAGVRLAAGEGGAKLAALGVIVGQDKQAQAAAESFVQALAKHRFWGRPQL; the protein is encoded by the coding sequence ATGGCTCCCAAACGTACCCTCTCCACCCCGCTGTCTCTCGACGACGCCCAGAAGCAGGTCGACAACCTGAGCAAGGCGCAGGACCTGAGCGCCAACACCACCGAATCCGGCGCCATGCTGACCGACAACATGGGCCACCCTGTCAGCGACGACCAGAACTCGCTGCGGGCGGGCGAGCGCGGCCCGACCCTGATGGAGGACTTTCTCTTCCGCGAAAAGATCAGCCACTTTGACCACGAGCGCATCCCTGAGCGCGTGGTGCACGCCCGTGGGGCCGGGGCGCACGGCTACTTTCAGCTCGACAAGTCGCTGGAGCAGTACACCCACGCCAAGGTGCTGACCGAGGTGGGCGTCAAGACCCCGGTGTTCGTGCGGTTCTCGACGGTGGGCGGCTCGCGCGGCAGCATGGACACCCCGCGTGACGTGCGCGGCTTCGCGGTCAAGATGTACACCAAGGAAGGCAACTGGGACCTCGTCGGCAACAACATGCCCGTCTTCTTTATCCAGGACGCGATCAAGTTCCCCGACCTCGTGCACGCCGTCAAGCCCGAGCCGGACCGCGAGATTCCGCAGGCGTCCTCGGCGCACGACACCTTCTACGACTTCATCGCCGAGACGCCCGAATCCATACACATGATTCTGTGGCTCAACTCGGACCGCGCCATTCCCCGCGCCTACGCCAACATGGAAGGCTTCGGCGTCCACACCTTCCGCCTGATCAACGCCCAGGGCAAGGCCACGCTGGTCAAGTTCCACTGGAAGCCGGTCCTGGGGGTCAAGAGCCTGGTCTGGGACGAGGCGCAGAAAATCGGCGGCAAGGACCCCGACCACAACCGCCGTCAGATGTACGACACCATCGACGCGGGCGGCACCCTGGAATGGCACCTCGGCGTGCAGCTTTTCACCGAGGAAGAGGCGATGAAGTGGGACTTCGACGTGCTTGACGCCACCAAGATCGTGCCCGAAGACCTCGTGCCGGTGCAGCTCGTCGGCAAGCTGGTGCTGGACCGCAACCCCGACAACTTCTTCGCCGAGGTCGAGCAGGTGGCGTTCATGACGCAGAACATCGTGCCCGGCATCGACTTCACCAACGACCCCCTCTTGCAGGGCCGCAACTTCTCGTACCTCGACACCCAGCTCACCCGTCTGGGCGGCCCCAACTGGCAGGAACTGCCCATCAACCGCCCCATCAACCGCGTGAGCAACAACCAGCGCGACGGCTTCATGCGCCACACCATCAACAAGGGCCGCGTGGCGTACTTCCCCAACAAGCTCGCGGGCAACAAACCCGCCCACGTCGGGGCCGCCGGTTTCGTCACCTACCCCGCCAAGGTAGAAGGCTCCAAGCTGCGCGTGCGCGCCGAGAGCTTCGGCGACCACTACGGCCAGGCGCGGCTGTTCTGGAACTCGATGACCCCGGTGGAAAAGGAGCACATCACCAAGTCGCTGCGCTTCGAGCTGAGCAAGTGCGAAACCCGTGACGTGCGTGTGAGGATGCTCGGGCACCTGCAAAAGGTCAACGAGGTGCTCGCCGCGCAGGTCGCCAAGGGCCTGGGCGAGAAGCTGCCGGGGCAGGGGGACGCCAAGCCCGGCGGTCAGCAGGACAGCGCCAGTGAAACCGCGCTGCTCGCCGCCGCCACCTCGCCCACTTCCGCCTCGGGCGGCCTGCAAAAGGCCAAGGGCCTGAGCCAGGAAGAGGGTCAGCCCGAAAGCGCCAAGGACCGCAAGGTGGCCGTGCTGGTCGCCGACGGTGTGGACGCTGCCGGCGTCAAGGCGCTCACCGACGCGCTGAAAAAGGGCGGTGCCAAGGCCGAAATCGTGGCCCCGCACCTGGGCGAAATCGCGCCCGGCGTGGTGGCGACGGCGACCCTGTCCAACACCGACCCCGTGGTGTACGACGGCGTGGTCGTGGCGGGCGGCGCGGCGGCCGTGCGCGAACTCGCGCAGCATCCCGAGAGCTTCAACTTCGTGGTGGAGTCCTACCGCCATGCCAAGCCCATCGGCTCGCTCGCCGAGGGCGCCGAGATCGTGACCGGCTCGGGCGTCGGCGGGGTGCTGCGCCGCGTAGCGGCCGACCCGAACGCCAAGGACGCCGCCACTGCTCCGGTGCAAACCCTCTCCGAAGTGGCGGGCGTGCGCCTCGCCGCCGGGGAAGGGGGCGCCAAGCTCGCCGCGCTCGGCGTGATCGTGGGCCAGGACAAGCAGGCGCAGGCCGCCGCCGAGAGCTTCGTGCAGGCGCTCGCCAAGCACCGTTTCTGGGGCCGTCCGCAGCTCTAG